The following proteins come from a genomic window of Sphaerisporangium rubeum:
- a CDS encoding ABC transporter ATP-binding protein, which translates to MTALIEVRDAGVRYRSTGRAVLGPLSLTVRPGDLVLVTGPSGCGKSTLLRLVNGLIPHSYRADVTGEVLIGGRPAAAQSIRERSAMVGTLLQDPRTQIVGTTVAAEIAFGPENLGLPRAEIRRRIDDVAARTGVTHLLDRATAELSGGELQMVAFAGVLAMRPRVVIVDEPLANLDPAAGARLMGEVRRFVDDGGAAIVVEHRVEEILAYSPTEVLHLDGGTTRYQGPVDGFLRVAPIGHVKLPFGTLVDRAAELPPSPVPPPRADGTGSAPRLSYRGVSLGYGARTVLSGVDLALGATQRVAVLGPNGAGKSTLLRAAVRLITARDGEVLVDGSPVAERSVLSLATTFGYVFQNPGQSLFSPTVRQELAFGPRNLGFDDTRIAEESAAALKAMLLDREEDILDRPPRTLSFGQQRRLTVALALAMRPRTLVLDEPTAGQDLRTTTEFMGHVLAMNGVESVYFITHDVDLALTYADRVVVVDGGRVVADAAPAALARAADVWSGAGLRATSLVRAVREHLPEAEPLPHPFDLARGLPALTRSNPSPQEGTIP; encoded by the coding sequence ATGACCGCGCTCATCGAGGTCCGTGACGCCGGGGTCCGCTACCGCTCGACCGGCAGGGCCGTGCTCGGCCCGTTGAGCCTCACCGTGCGGCCCGGCGATCTGGTCCTGGTCACCGGGCCCTCAGGCTGCGGCAAGAGCACCCTGTTGCGGCTGGTCAACGGCCTGATCCCGCACTCCTACCGCGCCGACGTCACCGGTGAGGTGCTGATCGGCGGCCGGCCCGCCGCCGCGCAGAGCATCCGTGAGCGGTCCGCGATGGTCGGCACCCTGTTGCAGGATCCCCGCACGCAGATCGTCGGCACGACCGTGGCCGCCGAGATCGCCTTCGGCCCGGAGAACCTCGGCCTGCCGCGCGCCGAGATCAGGCGCAGGATCGACGACGTCGCCGCGCGGACCGGCGTCACGCACCTGCTCGACCGCGCGACCGCCGAGCTGAGCGGCGGCGAGCTGCAGATGGTGGCGTTCGCCGGTGTGCTCGCCATGCGGCCCCGGGTGGTCATCGTGGACGAGCCACTGGCCAACCTCGACCCGGCGGCCGGCGCGCGGCTGATGGGTGAGGTGCGGCGGTTCGTCGACGACGGCGGCGCGGCGATCGTGGTCGAGCACCGCGTCGAGGAGATCCTGGCCTACTCCCCCACCGAGGTGCTCCACCTGGACGGCGGCACGACCCGCTACCAGGGACCGGTGGACGGCTTCCTGCGGGTCGCGCCGATCGGCCATGTCAAGCTGCCGTTCGGCACCCTCGTGGACCGCGCCGCCGAGCTGCCGCCGTCCCCCGTGCCGCCGCCGCGCGCGGACGGCACCGGCTCGGCGCCACGACTTTCGTACCGGGGGGTGAGCCTCGGGTACGGCGCGCGTACCGTGCTGTCCGGCGTGGACCTCGCGCTCGGCGCGACGCAGCGGGTCGCGGTGCTCGGCCCCAACGGCGCCGGCAAGTCCACACTGCTGCGCGCCGCCGTCCGGCTGATCACCGCGCGGGACGGCGAGGTGCTGGTGGACGGCTCCCCCGTCGCAGAGCGGTCGGTGCTGAGTCTCGCCACCACGTTCGGGTACGTCTTCCAGAACCCCGGCCAGTCGCTGTTCAGCCCCACCGTGCGGCAGGAACTGGCGTTCGGGCCGCGCAACCTCGGCTTCGACGACACACGGATCGCCGAGGAGTCGGCCGCCGCGCTGAAGGCCATGCTGCTCGACCGTGAGGAGGACATCCTCGACCGTCCGCCGCGCACGTTGTCGTTCGGCCAGCAGCGCCGCCTGACCGTGGCGCTGGCGCTCGCCATGCGGCCCCGCACGCTGGTGCTCGACGAGCCGACCGCGGGTCAGGACCTGCGCACCACCACCGAGTTCATGGGACACGTGCTCGCCATGAACGGTGTGGAGAGCGTCTACTTCATCACCCACGACGTCGACCTGGCGCTGACGTACGCCGACCGTGTCGTCGTGGTGGACGGCGGCCGCGTCGTCGCCGACGCCGCGCCGGCCGCGCTGGCCCGCGCGGCGGACGTCTGGTCCGGCGCCGGCCTGCGGGCCACGAGCCTCGTGCGTGCGGTACGCGAGCACCTGCCTGAGGCGGAGCCACTGCCGCACCCGTTCGACCTGGCCCGCGGCCTGCCGGCCCTCACACGTTCCAACCCCTCCCCCCAGGAAGGAACCATCCCATGA
- a CDS encoding tyrosine-protein phosphatase has protein sequence MNELTRWIELDGAVNVRDLGGLPTEDGGTTRFGRVLRGDNLQDLSASDVERLLSRFKLRDVIDLRSHAEVDLEGPGPLTRVPDVTIHHLTLFAEGGTYTDVEADTSGVPITGTAAAEAGAAAAQIDAERVLPWQGRHEDKVAEARVVGFYSAYLRDRPDSVLAALRVLAYGDGAALVHCAAGKDRTGVVSALALSVAGVTREAIVADYVATGDRIEPILGRLRSSATYRDDLDSRPPDSHVPRPEYMDFFLRSLDERHDGPLGWLARNGWTAADEAALRARLLG, from the coding sequence ATGAACGAACTCACGAGGTGGATAGAGCTGGACGGCGCCGTCAACGTGCGGGACCTCGGCGGTCTCCCCACCGAGGACGGCGGCACGACGAGGTTCGGCCGCGTCCTGCGCGGCGACAACCTCCAAGACCTCAGCGCGTCGGACGTCGAACGGCTGCTCAGCCGGTTCAAGCTCCGCGACGTGATCGACCTGCGGTCCCACGCCGAGGTGGACCTCGAAGGGCCGGGACCCCTCACACGGGTGCCTGACGTGACCATCCACCATCTGACGCTGTTCGCCGAAGGCGGCACCTACACCGACGTCGAGGCCGACACCTCCGGCGTGCCGATCACCGGCACCGCCGCGGCCGAGGCCGGCGCGGCGGCGGCCCAGATCGACGCCGAGCGCGTGCTGCCGTGGCAGGGCCGCCACGAGGACAAGGTCGCCGAGGCCAGGGTCGTCGGCTTCTACAGCGCCTACCTGCGCGACCGGCCGGACTCGGTGCTCGCGGCCCTGCGCGTGCTCGCGTACGGCGACGGCGCGGCGCTCGTGCACTGCGCCGCCGGCAAGGACCGCACCGGCGTGGTGTCGGCGCTCGCGCTGTCGGTCGCGGGGGTCACCCGTGAGGCCATCGTGGCCGACTACGTCGCGACCGGTGACCGCATCGAGCCCATCCTCGGCCGCCTGCGGAGCAGCGCGACCTACCGCGACGACCTCGACTCGCGGCCCCCCGACAGCCACGTGCCACGGCCGGAGTACATGGACTTCTTCCTGCGGTCCCTGGACGAGCGCCACGACGGCCCGCTCGGCTGGCTCGCACGCAACGGCTGGACCGCCGCCGACGAGGCGGCGCTGCGCGCACGCCTGCTCGGCTGA
- a CDS encoding PAC2 family protein: protein MFDPTDLYRLSGDVPELSDPVLLYHFEGFVDAGGAGRLAVGHLLAELENRVVATFDVDRLLDYRSRRPIMTFDTDRWVDCESPELVVRLAHDTTGTPFLVMSGPEPDREWELFTEAVGTLATRLKVGKLVTVHGIPMAAPHTRPLGVTAHGTKPELVSGPGSPFGKIQVPGSAAALIELRLGARGHDALGYAVHVPHYLAQAEYPRAAVTALEAVTRSTGLVFPMENLRDAADKTTAEIEEQIVASEELSTAIKGLEQQYDAFTAGAEHENLMAEPTPMPTGDELAAQFERFLAERDESDS, encoded by the coding sequence GTGTTCGACCCGACGGATCTTTACCGGCTCAGCGGCGATGTGCCCGAGCTGAGCGATCCGGTGCTGCTGTACCACTTCGAGGGCTTCGTGGACGCGGGAGGAGCCGGACGGCTCGCAGTCGGGCACCTGCTCGCCGAACTGGAGAACCGGGTGGTGGCGACGTTCGACGTCGACCGCCTCCTCGACTACCGGTCACGGCGCCCGATCATGACGTTCGACACCGACCGGTGGGTCGACTGCGAGTCCCCCGAGCTCGTGGTGCGCCTGGCCCACGACACCACGGGGACGCCGTTCCTCGTGATGAGCGGCCCGGAGCCCGACCGCGAGTGGGAGCTTTTCACCGAGGCGGTGGGCACGCTCGCCACCCGGCTCAAGGTCGGCAAGCTGGTCACCGTGCACGGCATCCCCATGGCCGCCCCGCACACCCGGCCGCTCGGCGTGACCGCGCACGGCACCAAGCCGGAGCTGGTCAGCGGTCCGGGAAGCCCGTTCGGCAAGATCCAGGTGCCGGGGAGCGCCGCCGCGCTGATCGAGCTGCGCCTCGGCGCGCGGGGCCACGACGCGCTCGGGTACGCCGTGCACGTCCCCCACTACCTGGCGCAGGCGGAGTACCCACGGGCCGCGGTGACCGCTCTGGAGGCCGTCACCCGCAGCACGGGGCTGGTGTTCCCGATGGAGAACCTCCGGGACGCGGCCGACAAGACCACCGCCGAGATAGAGGAGCAGATCGTCGCCTCCGAGGAGCTGTCCACCGCGATCAAGGGCCTGGAGCAGCAGTACGACGCGTTCACCGCAGGCGCCGAGCACGAGAACCTCATGGCCGAGCCCACGCCGATGCCGACCGGCGACGAGCTGGCCGCGCAGTTCGAGCGGTTCCTCGCCGAGCGCGACGAGAGCGACTCCTGA